From a single Helicoverpa armigera isolate CAAS_96S chromosome 7, ASM3070526v1, whole genome shotgun sequence genomic region:
- the LOC110376075 gene encoding UDP-N-acetylglucosamine transferase subunit ALG13 homolog gives MHVTYTVKINETPVYEKIKFYFCEMSAQYKKIFITVGTTRFDLLCDYIVTEPVLTALKNIGCKEITFQIGNSNAEPGVFEKNNVKITMYRFKDSILEDIKNADLVISHAGAGSCLESLEANKPLLVVVNEDLMDNHQLELAEQLQIDSHLYYCTCDTIISTLNMVDFKLLNPFPKADPSLFVNYLDSVFKVGKVD, from the coding sequence ATGCATGTGACGTATACTGTCAAAATAAACGAAACACCTGTTTacgaaaaaataaagttttatttttgcgaaATGTCGgctcaatataaaaaaatctttataacagTTGGTACAACAAGATTTGATTTACTTTGTGACTACATCGTGACCGAACCTGTATTGACAGCGTTGAAAAATATCGGCTGCAAGGAGATAACATTTCAGATCGGTAATAGTAACGCCGAACCCGGTGTATTTGAGAagaataatgttaaaataaccATGTACAGGTTTAAGGACTCTATCCTAGAAGACATAAAGAACGCAGACTTAGTTATAAGCCACGCTGGTGCTGGCAGTTGTCTAGAATCTTTGGAAGCAAACAAACCTCTTTTAGTAGTTGTTAACGAAGATCTTATGGACAATCATCAACTGGAACTAGCTGAACAACTTCAAATTGACTCTCATTTGTACTACTGTACCTGTGATACTATAATAAGTACATTAAACATGGTAGATTTCAAATTGTTAAATCCTTTTCCAAAAGCGGATCCATCACTGTTTGTAAATTATCTAGATAGTGTATTTAAAGTTGGGAAAGTTGATTAG
- the LOC110376074 gene encoding transmembrane emp24 domain-containing protein eca has product MELFRFSSLFALFILLDAASALYFHIAEGERKCFIEEIPDDTTVIVNYKVELYDPRSGGFMPSTPGIGMHVEVRDPNDKVLMSRVYSSEGMISFTSATPGEHVICMYSNSTSWFSGSQLRVHLDIQVGEHAVDYANVAHKDKLTELQLRIRQLLDQVHQITKEQSYQRHREERFRQTSESTNQRVLWWSLLQTGVLVGIGYWQMRHLKSFFEAKKLV; this is encoded by the exons ATGGAATTATTTAGATTTTCGTCGTTATTTGCGCTATTTATCCTATTGGATGCGGCGTCAGCTTTGTATTTCCACATAGCAGAAGGTGAAAGAAAATGTTTCATAGAAGAAATACCGGACGACACAACTGTTATAG TGAATTACAAAGTGGAACTATATGACCCAAGATCAGGCGGGTTTATGCCTTCGACCCCTGGCATAGGGATGCATGTGGAGGTGCGCGATCCCAACGATAAAGTGTTGATGTCTCGTGTGTACTCGTCGGAAGGCATGATCTCGTTCACTTCAGCCACCCCGGGCGAGCACGTCATCTGCATGTACTCCAACAGCACATCTTGGTTCAGTGGATCACAACTTAGA gtGCATCTGGACATTCAAGTTGGTGAGCATGCAGTGGACTATGCCAACGTAGCCCACAAGGACAAGCTGACGGAGCTCCAACTGAGGATCAGACAACTGCTCGACCAGGTCCACCAGATCACTAAGGAACAGAGTTATCAAAGG CACCGTGAGGAGCGTTTCAGACAGACTTCAGAGAGCACAAACCAGCGAGTGCTGTGGTGGAGTTTGCTGCAGACCGGAGTCCTGGTCGGCATTGGCTACTGGCAGATGAGACATCTCAAGAGCTTCTTCGAAGCCAAGAAATTAGTCTAA